In one Spirosoma rigui genomic region, the following are encoded:
- a CDS encoding MFS transporter, translating to MLQPIIRLYQNAYQGLSPSVWLLAGVMLINRCGTMVLPFLTLYLTQHLHYSVTDAGIIMAVYGAGAFVGTFLGGRLTDRFGFYYVQLVSLLFGGAFLLFLQFVTGFYALCTSVFIFTLFGDSFRPANQAAIAFYSQADNRTRAFSLNRLAINLGWSVGGGLGGWLAGVSYNLLFWADGITCLVAGLVLWRFLPVPSSTQITTPGPVATQPLPDQPTAFSSPYRDRLFVAFVICSTLYLTVFMQLFSIVPLYFKQVLRMTEGYIGLLMALNGLFIVVIEMALVYRLEQQKRSKTGLIATGVFLTALSFLVLGSTTASFAALVFMLLITISEMLAMPFIQSFTVERSEPATRGQYLALYAMGGALAQTAAPAFGSQMVAHVGYASHWFVVAGISLLSATGFWLVGKKIRVLPSTGVNSLSRT from the coding sequence CTGTCGCCGTCCGTCTGGCTGCTGGCGGGCGTCATGCTCATCAACCGTTGCGGCACGATGGTGCTGCCATTTCTGACGCTCTACCTGACCCAGCACCTGCACTACTCCGTTACGGATGCGGGGATCATCATGGCCGTATACGGTGCGGGCGCGTTTGTGGGGACGTTTCTGGGGGGGCGGCTCACCGACCGGTTCGGGTTCTACTACGTTCAACTGGTAAGTTTGCTGTTTGGCGGAGCTTTTCTGTTGTTTCTGCAGTTCGTAACGGGCTTTTACGCCCTCTGCACCAGCGTATTCATTTTCACCCTCTTCGGCGATTCGTTCCGGCCCGCCAACCAGGCGGCTATTGCGTTCTATTCCCAGGCCGACAACCGCACCCGGGCCTTCTCGCTCAACCGGCTCGCCATCAATCTTGGCTGGTCGGTGGGGGGTGGGCTGGGGGGGTGGCTGGCGGGAGTAAGCTACAACCTGTTGTTCTGGGCCGATGGGATTACCTGTCTGGTAGCTGGCCTTGTGCTGTGGCGCTTCCTGCCCGTGCCGTCATCAACGCAGATTACGACTCCCGGCCCCGTCGCCACGCAGCCGCTGCCGGACCAGCCCACCGCGTTCAGCTCGCCCTACCGCGACCGGCTGTTCGTTGCGTTTGTTATCTGCTCAACGCTGTACCTGACAGTATTCATGCAATTGTTCAGCATTGTACCACTTTACTTCAAGCAGGTGCTGCGCATGACCGAAGGGTACATTGGCCTGCTGATGGCGTTAAACGGTCTATTCATCGTTGTTATTGAGATGGCACTCGTCTACCGGCTCGAACAGCAGAAGCGATCCAAAACCGGCCTGATTGCCACGGGTGTTTTCCTGACGGCCCTCTCCTTCCTGGTACTTGGGTCTACAACGGCCTCCTTCGCAGCTTTGGTCTTTATGCTGCTGATCACCATCAGCGAAATGCTGGCCATGCCGTTCATTCAATCGTTTACCGTCGAACGGTCGGAACCAGCCACGCGCGGACAATACCTCGCGCTGTATGCTATGGGCGGGGCGCTGGCCCAGACAGCAGCACCAGCTTTTGGCTCGCAGATGGTGGCCCATGTTGGTTACGCTAGTCACTGGTTCGTGGTAGCGGGAATCAGCCTGCTGTCGGCAACAGGTTTCTGGCTGGTTGGCAAAAAAATCAGGGTACTGCCATCAACCGGCGTAAATTCACTAAGCCGTACCTGA
- the argH gene encoding argininosuccinate lyase, producing MKLWQKEGVTTAEQIERFTVGRDREMDLHLAPFDVLGNLAHAQMLQTIGLLSADERAALTAELKKIYAQIKDGQFDIEAGVEDVHSQVELMLTRTLGDTGKKIHAGRSRNDQVLVDLKLFTRDRLWQVAEATRRVFDRLISRSEQHSNDLLPGYTHLQIAMPSSFGLWFGAYAEALADDMLMLQTAYRLSNRNPLGSGAGYGSSFPLNRTLTTELLGFEGMHVNVVYAQMSRGKTEQTALTALAAVAATLSRMAMDICLYNSQNFGFLTLPDALTTGSSIMPHKKNPDVAELLRAKTNRLKALPMEITLVMSNLPSGYHRDMQLLKEILMPAFDELLDCLDITDFMLEHLQVKTNLLADAKYDLLFSVERVNELVLQGVPFREAYQTVGKEIAEHTYTPPRELHHVHEGSIGNLGNDLIVAHMDQAMTGFGADKTQQAINELVN from the coding sequence TTGAAACTCTGGCAAAAAGAAGGCGTCACCACCGCCGAACAGATTGAACGCTTTACCGTTGGTCGCGATCGCGAGATGGATCTTCACCTGGCTCCATTCGATGTGTTGGGCAACCTCGCGCACGCGCAGATGCTGCAAACCATTGGGCTGCTCTCGGCTGATGAACGGGCAGCACTGACGGCTGAACTGAAAAAAATATACGCCCAGATTAAGGATGGGCAGTTTGACATCGAAGCAGGCGTTGAAGATGTTCACTCGCAGGTGGAGCTGATGTTGACGCGCACGCTGGGCGATACGGGCAAGAAAATTCACGCGGGACGATCCCGCAACGATCAGGTGCTGGTGGACCTTAAGCTCTTCACCCGCGACCGGCTCTGGCAAGTAGCGGAAGCAACCAGGCGGGTTTTTGATCGGCTCATCAGCCGGTCGGAGCAGCACAGCAATGACTTGCTGCCGGGCTATACGCACCTGCAAATTGCCATGCCGTCGTCGTTCGGGCTGTGGTTTGGCGCCTACGCCGAAGCCCTCGCCGACGATATGCTGATGCTTCAGACGGCTTACCGGCTAAGCAACCGGAATCCGCTGGGCTCCGGTGCTGGTTATGGCTCCTCGTTTCCGCTCAACCGAACGTTGACTACCGAACTGCTGGGTTTTGAGGGAATGCACGTCAACGTCGTATACGCCCAGATGAGCCGGGGCAAAACCGAACAAACGGCGCTTACGGCGCTGGCGGCCGTAGCAGCTACTCTGTCCCGAATGGCGATGGACATCTGTCTGTATAACAGCCAGAACTTCGGTTTTCTAACCCTGCCTGACGCGCTCACGACGGGTAGCAGCATCATGCCCCACAAAAAAAATCCGGACGTGGCCGAGCTACTGCGGGCGAAAACCAATCGACTGAAAGCGCTGCCGATGGAGATAACGCTGGTGATGAGCAATCTGCCTTCCGGCTACCACCGCGATATGCAGCTGCTCAAAGAAATCCTGATGCCTGCGTTCGACGAGCTACTGGACTGCCTCGACATCACCGATTTCATGCTTGAACACCTGCAGGTGAAAACCAATCTGCTTGCCGACGCCAAATACGATCTGTTGTTCAGCGTAGAACGCGTCAATGAATTAGTGCTACAGGGCGTTCCCTTCCGCGAAGCGTACCAAACGGTGGGCAAGGAGATTGCCGAGCATACGTACACGCCCCCGCGCGAGTTGCACCATGTTCACGAGGGTAGCATTGGCAACCTGGGTAACGACCTGATCGTAGCGCACATGGATCAGGCCATGACGGGCTTCGGTGCTGACAAAACGCAGCAAGCCATCAATGAGTTAGTAAATTGA
- a CDS encoding SMP-30/gluconolactonase/LRE family protein: MKIRPFTVLISLLGFGLAAFIPAERPKPGKLVKVWETDTTLRTPESVLFDDRTNTLYVANIDGKADELDGSGFISKVSLDGKIENLRWTSGLNAPKGMGIYKNRLYVTDVYRLIAINLETGQAEKTWDAIDQKSAFLNDVTVDKEGTVYVSDSRFDKLYRLKDDKWEVWMDGEQLNKPNGVLAVGKDKLMIGSTKTGALRSVDTNTKTMMTIADGMAATDGIVPEGKNNYFVSDWNGQVFHVGADGSKQQVLDTRADKVNTADIEYVAKKKLLVIPTFFKNKLVAYRWE; this comes from the coding sequence ATGAAAATTAGACCCTTTACTGTATTGATTTCTCTACTGGGCTTTGGCCTGGCTGCTTTCATTCCTGCCGAGCGACCCAAGCCGGGCAAGCTGGTAAAAGTGTGGGAGACCGACACGACGTTGCGGACGCCCGAATCGGTACTGTTCGATGATCGGACCAACACACTATACGTCGCTAACATCGACGGCAAGGCCGATGAACTCGACGGGAGTGGATTTATCTCGAAAGTATCGCTCGATGGCAAGATCGAGAACCTGCGCTGGACTTCGGGCCTGAACGCGCCCAAGGGTATGGGTATTTACAAGAACCGGCTCTACGTAACGGACGTATACCGGCTGATTGCTATTAACCTGGAAACGGGGCAGGCTGAGAAAACCTGGGATGCCATTGACCAGAAATCGGCCTTTCTGAACGATGTGACAGTGGACAAAGAAGGCACTGTGTACGTTTCTGATAGCCGGTTTGATAAACTATACCGACTGAAAGACGACAAATGGGAGGTTTGGATGGATGGCGAACAGCTGAACAAACCGAACGGGGTGCTGGCCGTGGGCAAGGATAAGTTAATGATTGGCTCAACGAAAACCGGTGCGCTGCGGTCGGTCGACACCAATACGAAAACGATGATGACCATTGCCGACGGGATGGCCGCAACGGACGGTATCGTGCCCGAAGGAAAAAACAACTATTTCGTCTCCGACTGGAACGGGCAGGTGTTTCATGTTGGTGCCGACGGTTCGAAACAGCAGGTGCTGGACACCCGGGCAGATAAAGTCAACACGGCCGATATTGAGTACGTAGCCAAGAAAAAACTCCTGGTCATTCCCACCTTCTTCAAGAACAAACTCGTAGCGTACCGCTGGGAGTAG
- a CDS encoding MFS transporter, which produces MTTDNRVDTYASLRIPDFRYFVMNSFLITATLLIQEVVLGYELYKITHDPLSLGLVGLAEALPFIALSLFGGHLADRRDKKRILQWSLLVITLGSVILYAVFQPSIVGQLSRTAQLATIYGVLMLIGTAKGFYSPASSSLKPFLVPRELYANSATWSSSFWQTGAIIGPGVAGFIYSGLGFDNTLLVVIGLLVVCFVLITLVSRKPVPVSNEPVQGFRESLKEGFRFVFKTQIVLYAISLDLFSVLFGGVVAILPIFAEDILKVGAEGLGFLRASPSIGAVLTLAIMTRFPPIHNAWRNMLLAVAGFGVATIIFALSTNFYLSLIMLGLTGAFDSVSVIIRQTIMQIFPPDHLRGRVAAVNGIFVSSSNEIGAFESGLMARLFGTVPSVLLGGAFTLVALVYIYAKSKALLAVKLM; this is translated from the coding sequence ATGACGACAGACAACCGAGTTGACACTTACGCTTCCCTGCGCATCCCTGATTTTCGCTATTTTGTCATGAATAGTTTCCTGATCACAGCCACGCTGCTGATTCAGGAGGTCGTGCTGGGGTACGAACTGTACAAGATCACCCACGATCCACTGTCGCTGGGCCTGGTTGGGCTGGCCGAGGCCTTGCCCTTTATTGCGTTGTCGCTGTTTGGCGGGCACCTGGCCGACCGGCGTGACAAGAAGCGGATTCTTCAATGGAGTCTGCTGGTCATTACGCTAGGGTCAGTAATCCTGTATGCTGTTTTTCAGCCTTCCATTGTTGGCCAGCTGTCGCGAACGGCGCAGCTGGCTACCATCTACGGGGTGCTCATGCTCATTGGTACGGCCAAAGGCTTCTACTCGCCCGCCAGCTCGTCGCTGAAACCGTTTCTGGTCCCGCGCGAACTGTATGCCAACTCCGCTACGTGGAGCAGTTCCTTCTGGCAGACAGGGGCCATTATCGGTCCGGGTGTGGCGGGTTTCATCTACAGTGGTCTTGGCTTCGACAATACGCTGCTGGTCGTGATTGGCCTGCTGGTCGTATGCTTTGTGTTGATTACGCTCGTTAGCCGCAAGCCGGTACCGGTCAGTAATGAGCCGGTGCAGGGTTTCCGGGAGAGTCTTAAAGAAGGCTTCCGGTTCGTGTTCAAGACCCAGATCGTTCTCTACGCCATCTCGCTCGACTTATTCTCGGTCCTGTTTGGCGGGGTCGTAGCGATCCTGCCCATTTTTGCCGAAGACATCCTGAAGGTGGGTGCCGAAGGGCTGGGCTTTTTGCGGGCCTCACCATCCATAGGAGCCGTCCTGACACTGGCTATCATGACCCGTTTCCCGCCCATCCATAACGCCTGGCGGAATATGTTGCTGGCCGTAGCGGGCTTTGGGGTGGCCACGATCATTTTTGCCTTGTCAACGAACTTCTACCTTTCCCTCATCATGCTGGGGCTAACCGGAGCCTTCGATAGTGTAAGCGTCATTATCCGGCAAACGATCATGCAGATCTTTCCGCCCGATCACCTGCGCGGACGGGTAGCCGCCGTCAACGGGATCTTCGTCAGCTCGTCGAACGAGATCGGTGCCTTCGAGTCGGGCCTGATGGCGCGGTTGTTCGGCACCGTACCGTCGGTGCTACTGGGTGGGGCCTTCACACTGGTCGCGCTGGTGTATATCTACGCCAAATCGAAAGCATTGTTGGCCGTTAAACTCATGTAA
- a CDS encoding phosphoribosylanthranilate isomerase: protein MAIPYRVRLKICCIASPDEARLAIRHGADALGLVGQMPSGPGVVGDTIAAQVVQATPPPIATFMLTSETTTEGILAHQRRVGANTIQLVDAVAPDTYAQLHRELPAVKLVQVIHVLDEANIIEALQAVTNGADALLLDSGNPTLAVKELGGTGRVHNWDISRQIVAQSPVPVFLAGGLNPENARQAVDRVQPFGLDICSGVRTNGYLDERKLAAFVSAIR, encoded by the coding sequence ATGGCAATTCCCTATCGCGTACGATTAAAAATATGTTGTATCGCCAGCCCGGACGAAGCCCGGCTGGCCATTCGGCATGGCGCCGATGCACTCGGCCTGGTAGGTCAGATGCCAAGCGGACCCGGCGTCGTGGGCGATACAATAGCCGCACAGGTGGTGCAGGCTACGCCCCCACCCATTGCCACGTTCATGCTGACCAGCGAAACAACGACTGAGGGCATTCTGGCGCACCAACGGCGGGTGGGTGCCAATACCATCCAGCTGGTCGACGCCGTTGCACCCGACACTTACGCACAACTCCATCGGGAATTGCCCGCCGTGAAGCTGGTGCAGGTTATTCACGTGCTCGATGAAGCCAACATCATCGAAGCGCTGCAGGCCGTTACCAATGGGGCCGACGCCTTACTGCTCGACTCGGGCAATCCAACCCTGGCCGTGAAAGAGCTGGGGGGTACAGGGCGGGTTCACAATTGGGACATTAGCCGCCAGATAGTAGCCCAGTCGCCGGTACCGGTATTTCTCGCCGGTGGCCTGAACCCCGAAAACGCCCGACAGGCCGTTGACCGGGTGCAACCGTTCGGACTGGACATTTGCAGTGGCGTTCGAACCAACGGCTACCTGGACGAACGCAAACTGGCGGCTTTCGTCAGCGCCATACGGTAA
- a CDS encoding Hsp20/alpha crystallin family protein gives MATLVHYNRFPSFVNPFYAARSYGRPAVNPFAAPKANVPAVNVKDTETAFQLELAAPGLKKEALKLTVEANTLSIAYQPETAEQTAETFTRHEFGVNAFERSFRLPKHVNVEQISAAYTDGILTVTLPKVVVKEEKVVKEIAIA, from the coding sequence ATGGCAACGCTAGTTCATTATAATCGTTTTCCTTCCTTCGTTAACCCTTTCTACGCAGCCCGCAGCTACGGCCGTCCCGCCGTTAACCCGTTTGCTGCCCCAAAGGCCAACGTACCCGCAGTCAACGTAAAAGACACCGAAACGGCGTTTCAACTCGAACTGGCCGCTCCCGGCCTGAAGAAAGAAGCTCTGAAGCTGACCGTCGAAGCCAATACTTTATCAATTGCCTACCAGCCCGAGACGGCTGAGCAAACCGCCGAAACGTTTACCCGCCATGAGTTTGGCGTGAATGCGTTTGAGCGTAGCTTCCGCCTGCCCAAACACGTAAACGTTGAGCAAATCTCGGCAGCCTATACCGACGGTATTCTGACCGTGACACTGCCTAAAGTCGTCGTTAAAGAAGAAAAAGTAGTGAAAGAAATCGCTATCGCCTAA
- a CDS encoding tetratricopeptide repeat protein — translation MKRHFLPLALLASCLCLTQPLLAQQTAVDFFENGISKSKTGDFTGALQAFSMAITMNPENAASYYNRGLAKANLKDHRGAVLDYDRAIELNARDALAYLSRGLSKSKQEDHRGALLDYSRSIELNPDDAQAYYYRGISRSRIDQYRNALADFSKSLELDATNVQAYYARGITKQKLNDFSGSLPDFSKVIEMTPKRPSAYAGRGVSKVELNDFTGALTDLTKAIELNAQDSESYYYRGYAKSKLEDYKGALPDYDQTIRLQPNNYAAYYGRGFCRSKLGDQRGAVQDFNQAIELNNVNTETKVVYSGRISHALLDNLRNLVQERNKINELGNERAEAYFSRAVSKSKQGDPKAAILDLNKSIELSPTYAEAYFTRAMIKSAQGDQKGAIMDFNSAVKLNPRYAEAFYVRGIIKHSLGDENGGCLDLSKAGELGYNPSYKVISDYCN, via the coding sequence ATGAAGCGACATTTTCTGCCGCTGGCTTTGCTGGCTTCGTGCCTATGCCTGACACAGCCGTTACTTGCTCAACAGACCGCCGTTGATTTCTTCGAAAACGGAATTTCCAAAAGCAAAACGGGTGATTTTACCGGTGCCCTGCAGGCCTTCAGCATGGCCATCACCATGAATCCCGAAAACGCAGCCAGCTATTACAACCGGGGACTGGCCAAAGCGAACCTTAAAGATCACCGCGGGGCTGTCCTCGACTACGACCGCGCCATTGAGTTGAACGCGCGGGATGCACTGGCCTACCTGAGCCGGGGCCTGAGTAAAAGTAAGCAGGAAGACCACCGGGGGGCGCTCCTCGACTACAGCCGTTCCATTGAACTCAATCCCGACGATGCGCAGGCCTATTACTACCGGGGGATTAGTCGCAGCCGGATCGATCAGTACCGGAATGCCCTGGCCGATTTCAGCAAATCGCTCGAACTGGACGCCACCAATGTACAAGCCTACTACGCACGGGGCATCACCAAACAAAAGCTGAACGATTTTTCGGGAAGCCTGCCCGACTTCAGCAAAGTCATCGAGATGACGCCCAAACGACCATCGGCCTACGCCGGACGGGGCGTATCGAAAGTGGAACTGAACGACTTTACCGGTGCCCTGACCGACCTCACCAAAGCGATCGAGCTAAACGCCCAGGATAGCGAATCCTATTACTACCGGGGTTACGCCAAGAGTAAGCTGGAAGATTACAAGGGCGCACTGCCTGACTACGACCAGACAATCCGGCTCCAGCCCAACAACTACGCGGCTTACTACGGTCGTGGATTCTGCCGCAGCAAACTCGGTGATCAACGGGGGGCGGTGCAGGATTTTAACCAGGCAATTGAACTCAATAACGTGAATACCGAAACCAAGGTGGTCTACAGCGGCCGGATCTCCCACGCCCTGCTTGACAATCTGCGGAATCTGGTGCAGGAGCGTAATAAAATCAACGAGTTAGGCAACGAACGCGCCGAAGCCTACTTCAGCCGGGCGGTCAGCAAAAGCAAACAGGGCGACCCGAAAGCCGCTATCCTGGATCTTAACAAGTCAATTGAGCTAAGCCCGACCTACGCCGAAGCCTACTTCACCCGCGCCATGATCAAATCGGCCCAAGGTGACCAGAAGGGAGCGATCATGGATTTTAACAGTGCCGTTAAGCTGAACCCCCGCTACGCCGAAGCGTTCTACGTCCGCGGTATTATCAAGCATAGCCTTGGCGACGAAAACGGGGGCTGTCTGGACCTGTCCAAAGCGGGTGAACTGGGCTACAACCCCTCCTATAAAGTCATCAGTGACTATTGCAACTAA
- a CDS encoding DinB family protein, with translation MPSTKKLVDEVAAARRQYITTLSVFDDIQAQWKPSPESWNAVEITEHLFWAEQGGILGMWKVLPGIKAGTVSYEGNSPNDGLSIEEIIRLTWKEKEIVPAVAAPRMGGPLPFWASLLAGLQPILENFGDLLADEDLLRKAHPHSISGPMTFGQRLAFLRFHIDRHRLQVEKLKKDMETGFVT, from the coding sequence ATGCCTTCTACTAAAAAACTAGTAGATGAGGTTGCTGCTGCGCGCCGGCAATACATCACAACATTATCTGTTTTCGACGACATTCAAGCTCAATGGAAGCCATCGCCAGAAAGCTGGAATGCGGTGGAAATTACCGAGCACTTGTTTTGGGCTGAGCAGGGTGGGATTCTGGGAATGTGGAAAGTGCTACCTGGAATAAAAGCAGGCACGGTTAGCTACGAGGGGAATAGTCCAAATGACGGCTTATCGATTGAAGAAATTATCCGGCTTACGTGGAAAGAAAAAGAAATTGTACCGGCAGTCGCTGCTCCGCGAATGGGTGGACCACTGCCTTTCTGGGCTTCTTTACTAGCCGGACTCCAGCCAATCCTGGAGAATTTTGGTGATTTACTGGCTGACGAAGATTTGTTGAGGAAGGCACATCCGCATTCCATTTCGGGACCAATGACATTTGGTCAACGCCTGGCATTTTTACGGTTTCACATCGATCGTCACCGGTTACAGGTCGAAAAGCTGAAAAAAGATATGGAAACTGGCTTCGTTACGTAA
- a CDS encoding AMP nucleosidase has translation MKTKEEIVNNWLPRYTGTPIDGFGEYILLTNFINYVEIFATKFNVEIFGMGRAMQTATANNITIINFGMGSAMAATVMDLLSAIDPKAVLFLGKCGGLKKTQVGDLILPIAAIRGEGTSNDYMKPEIPALPSFRLQRAVSSTIKKYELDYWTGTVYTTNRRIWEHDEVFKEYLREIRAMAIDMETATIFTVGFVNSIPHGALLLVSDNPLVPEGVKTEESDKRVTGQFVNKHLEIGIDALLELESSGESVKHLRFE, from the coding sequence ATGAAGACAAAAGAAGAGATTGTAAATAACTGGCTGCCGCGCTACACCGGCACGCCGATCGACGGGTTTGGCGAGTACATTTTGCTGACCAACTTCATCAACTACGTTGAAATTTTTGCCACAAAATTCAACGTCGAGATTTTTGGCATGGGCCGCGCCATGCAAACGGCTACGGCCAATAATATTACCATCATCAATTTCGGGATGGGCAGCGCCATGGCCGCTACGGTTATGGACCTGCTCTCGGCCATCGATCCTAAAGCGGTCCTGTTTCTGGGTAAGTGTGGCGGCCTGAAGAAAACGCAGGTTGGTGATCTGATTCTGCCCATTGCGGCTATTCGGGGCGAAGGGACAAGCAACGACTATATGAAGCCCGAAATCCCGGCGCTGCCCTCATTCCGGCTACAGCGTGCCGTTTCGTCGACGATCAAAAAGTATGAACTCGATTACTGGACCGGTACCGTGTACACGACGAACCGGCGCATCTGGGAGCACGATGAGGTGTTCAAAGAATACCTGCGCGAAATCCGGGCGATGGCTATCGACATGGAAACGGCCACGATTTTCACGGTTGGTTTCGTGAACTCCATCCCCCACGGGGCGCTGCTGCTGGTATCCGACAATCCCCTGGTGCCTGAGGGGGTTAAAACCGAAGAAAGCGATAAACGTGTCACGGGCCAGTTCGTGAACAAGCACCTCGAAATTGGTATCGACGCGCTACTCGAACTCGAGTCGTCGGGCGAATCGGTGAAACACCTGCGCTTCGAGTAG
- a CDS encoding type I restriction enzyme HsdR N-terminal domain-containing protein gives MVTLNLPTFDHKTKQVEGKPYIFDLLRRKYVRLSPEEWVRQHIVNLLLTHYAYPKALIRSEGGLTLNQTQKRTDVVVFDRQGQPFLIVECKAPHIPLTQSVFDQISRYNHVHRAPYVVVSNGLTHYCCCVNHETAEVHFMDDFPAFA, from the coding sequence ATGGTTACGCTCAACCTGCCCACGTTCGATCACAAAACTAAACAAGTCGAAGGGAAACCGTACATTTTCGATTTGTTACGCCGGAAGTATGTCCGACTGTCGCCTGAGGAGTGGGTACGCCAGCACATCGTCAACCTGCTGCTTACGCATTATGCCTACCCCAAAGCCCTCATCCGCTCCGAAGGTGGGCTTACGCTCAATCAGACCCAGAAACGCACTGACGTCGTCGTCTTCGACCGGCAGGGGCAGCCGTTTCTGATCGTCGAATGCAAAGCTCCGCACATTCCGCTTACACAGTCAGTTTTCGATCAGATCTCGCGCTATAACCACGTTCACCGGGCACCCTACGTCGTTGTCAGCAATGGGCTTACGCACTATTGCTGCTGCGTAAACCACGAGACCGCCGAGGTCCACTTTATGGACGACTTCCCGGCCTTTGCCTGA
- a CDS encoding alpha-amylase family glycosyl hydrolase, translating into MTPHTVTSSTQENTPSKSVPVGHTGVHYEIFVRSFADSNGDGIGDLNGVTTNLDYLQDLGVSAIWLMPVNPSPTYHKYDITDYYGIDPEYGTLDDFRRLVAEAHRRGIAVLIDLVLHHTSTRHPWFTEASKGPQNPYWHYYNWLTPAEIKAKKLATRDITADSGERNPWHAVAGSAYPERYYGMFWSGMPDLNFDHPPVREEMFKIARYWLNDIGIDGFRLDAARHLYREFEEPKNHQFWQEFGREVEAAKPGAYTVGEVWTRPERIAPYFRGLKANFNFDLSLALEEVVRRGDDTEDLVEFLAYVHGTFAAVNPQFIDGIMLSNHDQNRIGSALKGNTDKLKVAASLLLTLPGNPYLYYGEEIGMLGVKPDENIREPFLWNVRARDRQRTSWRRGRYTTSQTVTPLAEQRANPDSLFMHYKRLIHARNAHPVLNDNLSRLEQTGIRQRGVIAFIRRSASGSRVLVVHNLTGKPINVVFSPDESWCRCLVFSTHEGVTYRDGSVPVPGYGCVVIE; encoded by the coding sequence ATGACACCCCATACCGTTACTTCCTCAACACAGGAAAACACCCCGTCTAAATCAGTGCCGGTAGGCCATACCGGTGTTCATTACGAGATTTTTGTTCGCTCCTTCGCCGACTCCAACGGCGACGGTATTGGTGATCTGAACGGCGTTACCACTAATCTCGATTACCTGCAGGACCTCGGGGTGTCGGCTATCTGGCTTATGCCCGTCAATCCCTCGCCGACCTATCATAAATATGACATTACCGACTATTACGGTATCGACCCTGAATACGGTACGCTCGATGATTTTCGGCGGCTGGTTGCCGAAGCGCACCGGCGCGGAATCGCGGTGCTGATCGACCTGGTGCTGCACCATACCAGTACCCGGCATCCCTGGTTCACGGAAGCCAGCAAAGGCCCGCAAAACCCGTACTGGCACTACTACAACTGGCTGACACCCGCCGAAATCAAAGCCAAGAAACTGGCCACCCGCGACATTACCGCTGACTCCGGCGAGCGTAATCCCTGGCATGCCGTGGCGGGATCGGCCTACCCCGAGCGGTACTACGGTATGTTCTGGAGCGGCATGCCCGACCTGAATTTCGATCACCCGCCCGTGCGCGAGGAGATGTTTAAAATTGCCCGCTACTGGCTCAACGACATCGGTATCGACGGGTTCCGGCTCGACGCGGCCCGCCACCTGTACCGGGAGTTCGAAGAGCCGAAAAATCACCAGTTCTGGCAGGAGTTTGGCCGGGAGGTGGAAGCGGCCAAGCCCGGTGCTTATACCGTGGGGGAGGTGTGGACCCGCCCCGAACGGATCGCGCCGTACTTCCGGGGTCTGAAGGCTAATTTCAATTTCGACCTGTCGCTGGCGCTCGAAGAGGTGGTCCGGCGGGGCGACGATACCGAAGACTTGGTGGAGTTCCTGGCGTATGTACACGGCACGTTTGCTGCCGTCAATCCGCAGTTCATCGACGGCATCATGCTGTCCAATCACGATCAGAACCGCATTGGCAGCGCACTGAAAGGAAATACGGACAAGCTGAAAGTAGCGGCCAGTCTGCTGCTGACGCTGCCCGGCAATCCATATCTGTACTACGGTGAAGAGATCGGGATGCTGGGCGTGAAGCCCGACGAGAACATCCGTGAGCCATTTTTGTGGAACGTCCGCGCCCGCGACCGGCAACGTACCAGCTGGCGACGGGGCCGCTACACCACCAGCCAGACGGTAACACCCCTGGCTGAACAGCGAGCCAACCCCGACTCATTGTTTATGCATTACAAACGCCTGATTCACGCCCGCAACGCGCATCCCGTGCTGAACGATAATCTGAGTCGGCTGGAGCAGACCGGCATCCGGCAGCGGGGCGTTATTGCCTTCATCCGTCGGTCGGCGAGTGGGAGCCGCGTACTGGTAGTGCATAACCTGACGGGCAAACCGATCAATGTTGTGTTCTCCCCCGACGAAAGCTGGTGCCGCTGCCTTGTTTTTTCAACTCACGAGGGCGTTACCTATCGGGATGGTTCGGTACCGGTGCCGGGCTATGGCTGCGTAGTAATCGAGTAG